ACAAGGAATTGGCACTAGTTTAAATAAGGACTTACAAAAGTCTCGCTAAAGGCACTTTTAAATATTACTTCTGTAAAAAATCCGCTTCGCTATTGATAAAAATTGGCGAAGCGGAATCAGGAACGAAAGTGTAAAAGCACCCAAGATTGAAAATTATTGATCACTATATTTAAATGTTTTTATAGAAATTAATAATGAGAAAGCAAGACATAGTAATAAAAGCAAAATTGACTCTCCCCAAAGATGATAATTATGATAAAATGCACCTTGAATTCCTCTCAAAAACCATTCGAATGGATTTATTCTACTAATAAACTGGACAATATTTGGCGCCTTTTCCATTGTAAGAAACGCATTACTGCATAGTAACATTGGCAACATTATGATATTTGCTGTCATACTTAAATGTCCTTCATTTTTTACAAGACTAGATACAAAAAAGCTTAAAAACACAAAAGCTAATGAAGCAGTTAAAATAACGGGTATCAAATAAAAAAGTGAACTAAGGGTAATTGTAAGTTGATGAACCACTATAGAAAATAAAAGAATGATATAGGATAGGATAATGGCAATTAATGCCCATGAGCTTGAGACGCTGACAATATATTTCCATAGGGGAAGCGGTGTTGCATGCAATAAATGAAACACGCCTCTTCTTCTTTGTGATAAAGCGATAAATGAAGTCGTCATAAATGTGTAAAAAAACACACTTACTGCAATCATCCCCTGTGTATAATTGCCTGCTAGGTTGGGTAAAAAAATTTTTAAAGCAATGATAGCAGTACATGGCATAAATATAGACCAAAACAGTAAATACATATCTTTTAGGCTGGACTTTAGATTCAAAAAGAAAATTGTTTTCATATTCTCGCTCCTACTTCGTTAATTCAAAAAAAAGATCTTCTAAATGATGTGTTTGGTATTTTTCCATTAAATAACTAGGAGAACCATTTGCAATGATGTTCCCCTGATGCATCATTAAAATCCTGTCAGCTATATTCATGACCTCCAACATATCATGAGACGAAAATAACACTGTAACACCTTGTTTTTTTAGCCTCCTTATGATTTGTTGAATCTCCTTTTGCCCTCTTGGGTCTAAACCTGCAGAGGGTTCATCTAAAATGATTAGCTTTGGATTGTGCAGGGTTGACACGATTATTGCTAGCCTTTTCTGCTGCCCTAATGATAGTTTAATAGCCGACACTTTTTTTACTTGCAATAAATCAAAGGCGGCCAGTTTTTCATCCATCTCATTACTGGAAAGTGAAATTCCGTAGAATGCGGCAAATAGTTTGATATTATCCTCCACTGTGTAACCTTCAAAGAAAGGTGTTGATTGAAGCTGGGTCCCTATTTCCTTTTTAAAATCAGATTTCCAATATTCTATTGTCCCACTATCTTGCGGCACAATACCAAGAAGCATGCTAATTGTAGTTGTTTTTCCGGCACCATTTGAGCCTATGAGTGCAACTATTTCATCTTCTTCAATATCAAAATTTATATGATTGACAACACATCTTGCTTTATA
This genomic stretch from Lysinibacillus pakistanensis harbors:
- a CDS encoding ABC transporter permease, translated to MKTIFFLNLKSSLKDMYLLFWSIFMPCTAIIALKIFLPNLAGNYTQGMIAVSVFFYTFMTTSFIALSQRRRGVFHLLHATPLPLWKYIVSVSSSWALIAIILSYIILLFSIVVHQLTITLSSLFYLIPVILTASLAFVFLSFFVSSLVKNEGHLSMTANIIMLPMLLCSNAFLTMEKAPNIVQFISRINPFEWFLRGIQGAFYHNYHLWGESILLLLLCLAFSLLISIKTFKYSDQ
- a CDS encoding ABC transporter ATP-binding protein, which produces MTKLISANHLTKCYKARCVVNHINFDIEEDEIVALIGSNGAGKTTTISMLLGIVPQDSGTIEYWKSDFKKEIGTQLQSTPFFEGYTVEDNIKLFAAFYGISLSSNEMDEKLAAFDLLQVKKVSAIKLSLGQQKRLAIIVSTLHNPKLIILDEPSAGLDPRGQKEIQQIIRRLKKQGVTVLFSSHDMLEVMNIADRILMMHQGNIIANGSPSYLMEKYQTHHLEDLFFELTK